A genomic segment from Streptomyces sp. NBC_00654 encodes:
- a CDS encoding LLM class flavin-dependent oxidoreductase, translating into MAFTVVRFNLVDPDATPGTLSARYRAALEMAAYADGHGIDTVQTEEHHGAANSWLPSPLVFAGSVFGATRRIAVTVSAIIGPLHDPLRLAEDIAVLDLLSAGRLVTVAGIGYRPAEYERAGVEWGRRGRLQDELLETLLLAWTGEPFPYRGRTVTVTPRPYTRPHPLLLVGGSSRAAARRAARLGLPLFPSAHLPELEAYYHEQRAEHGTEGFCMMPAATTPLLHVSEDPERAWALYGRHFLHEARTYSSWQSKDIRSAVRSTATTVAELREEGVYRILTPAQCAEPDADSLVLHPLCGGMPVEEGWRSLRLFCAAVGG; encoded by the coding sequence ATGGCCTTCACAGTGGTCCGGTTCAATCTCGTCGATCCCGACGCCACCCCCGGGACCCTCTCGGCCCGCTATCGCGCGGCGCTGGAGATGGCCGCGTACGCCGATGGGCACGGCATCGACACGGTGCAGACCGAGGAGCACCACGGCGCCGCCAACTCCTGGCTGCCCTCTCCCCTCGTCTTCGCCGGTTCGGTCTTCGGCGCGACCCGGCGGATCGCGGTGACCGTGTCGGCGATCATCGGCCCGCTGCACGATCCGCTGCGGCTGGCCGAGGACATCGCGGTGCTCGACCTGCTGAGTGCGGGCCGGCTGGTCACCGTCGCGGGCATCGGCTACCGGCCCGCCGAGTACGAGCGGGCCGGGGTGGAGTGGGGCCGGCGCGGCAGGCTCCAGGACGAGCTGCTGGAGACGCTGCTGCTGGCGTGGACCGGGGAGCCGTTCCCGTACCGGGGCCGTACGGTCACGGTCACCCCGCGCCCGTACACCCGGCCGCACCCCCTGCTGCTGGTGGGCGGCAGCTCGCGGGCGGCGGCGCGGCGGGCGGCCCGGCTGGGGCTGCCGCTCTTCCCCAGCGCGCATCTGCCGGAGCTGGAGGCCTACTACCACGAGCAGCGCGCGGAGCACGGGACGGAGGGCTTCTGCATGATGCCCGCCGCCACGACGCCGCTGCTGCATGTCTCCGAGGACCCGGAGCGGGCGTGGGCGCTGTACGGCCGGCACTTCCTGCACGAGGCCCGCACCTACTCCTCCTGGCAGTCGAAGGACATCCGCTCGGCGGTGCGTTCGACGGCGACGACGGTGGCGGAACTGCGCGAGGAGGGCGTGTACCGGATCCTCACGCCCGCACAGTGCGCGGAACCGGACGCGGACAGCCTGGTGCTGCACCCGCTGTGCGGCGGGATGCCGGTGGAGGAGGGCTGGCGCAGTCTGCGGCTGTTCTGCGCGGCGGTCGGGGGCTGA
- the ftsY gene encoding signal recognition particle-docking protein FtsY, which produces MEIVILAVVIALVAVGLISGLVVSSRKKKQLPPSAPSSTPTITPPAEPHVGEEAEAPRDEARRTVEEVGLPDTEAPAGEAPAVAEPEAAAPALEVPEPTAGRLVRLRARLARSQNSLGKGLLTLLSRDNLDEDTWEEIEETLLTADVGVAPTQELVERLRERVRVLGTRTPEDLRALLREELITLLGPDFDREVKTEGGAETPGVVMVVGVNGTGKTTTTGKLARVLVADGRSVVLGAADTFRAAAADQLQTWGERVGARTVRGPEGGDPASIAFDAVKEGIAEGADVVLIDTAGRLHTKTGLMDELGKVKRVVEKHGPLDEVLLVLDATTGQNGLVQARVFAEVVDITGIVLTKLDGTAKGGIVIAVQRELGVPVKLIGLGEGPDDLAPFEPGAFVDALIGD; this is translated from the coding sequence ATGGAAATCGTCATCCTTGCTGTAGTCATCGCCCTGGTCGCGGTCGGCCTGATCAGCGGGCTCGTGGTCAGCAGCCGCAAGAAGAAGCAGCTGCCGCCCTCGGCACCGTCGAGCACGCCGACCATCACTCCTCCCGCCGAGCCCCATGTCGGCGAGGAAGCCGAGGCGCCGCGCGACGAAGCGCGGCGCACCGTCGAGGAGGTCGGTCTCCCGGACACCGAGGCTCCCGCCGGGGAAGCCCCGGCCGTCGCCGAACCGGAGGCCGCCGCTCCCGCGCTGGAGGTCCCCGAGCCCACCGCCGGACGGCTCGTCCGGCTCCGCGCCCGGCTCGCCCGCTCGCAGAACTCCCTCGGCAAGGGGCTGCTCACGCTCCTGTCGCGGGACAACCTCGACGAGGACACCTGGGAGGAGATCGAGGAGACCCTCCTCACCGCCGACGTCGGCGTCGCCCCCACCCAGGAACTGGTGGAGCGGCTGCGCGAGCGCGTCCGGGTGCTCGGCACCCGTACCCCCGAGGATCTGCGCGCCCTGCTCCGCGAGGAGCTGATCACCCTGCTCGGCCCCGACTTCGACCGTGAGGTCAAGACGGAGGGCGGCGCCGAGACCCCCGGCGTCGTCATGGTCGTCGGCGTCAACGGCACCGGCAAGACCACCACCACCGGCAAGCTGGCCCGGGTGCTCGTCGCCGACGGCCGCAGCGTCGTGCTCGGCGCCGCCGACACCTTCCGGGCCGCCGCCGCCGACCAGCTCCAGACCTGGGGCGAGCGCGTCGGCGCCCGCACGGTCCGCGGGCCGGAGGGCGGCGATCCGGCGTCGATCGCCTTCGACGCGGTGAAGGAAGGCATCGCCGAGGGCGCGGATGTCGTCCTCATCGACACCGCGGGCCGTCTGCACACCAAGACCGGTCTGATGGACGAGCTCGGCAAGGTCAAGCGGGTCGTGGAGAAGCACGGACCGCTGGACGAGGTGCTGCTCGTCCTGGACGCCACCACCGGGCAGAACGGACTCGTCCAGGCCCGGGTGTTCGCCGAGGTCGTCGACATCACCGGCATCGTCCTCACCAAGCTGGACGGCACCGCCAAGGGCGGCATCGTCATCGCCGTCCAGCGTGAGCTCGGGGTACCGGTGAAGCTGATCGGTCTCGGTGAGGGTCCGGACGACCTGGCCCCGTTCGAGCCGGGAGCCTTCGTCGACGCGCTGATCGGCGACTGA
- a CDS encoding bifunctional DNA primase/polymerase: MGFTIGGIREMRSGSRRRGRTAEGTAVAEYTGLWGWAVMPGARAVAGVCSCGDPVCPAPGDHPLAFVREVPAGATLDVAARAWSEVPGASMLLPVGRAFDVLDVAEGAGRRALGRLERMGLPLGPVAVTPAGRAQFLVAPGAAAELPRLLYRMGWDDAGLDLRGLGPGTHITAPPSDVGGLGPVRWLRPPVLDTAAAPPQARLLLGTLAYICHRS, translated from the coding sequence ATGGGCTTCACGATCGGCGGCATCCGTGAAATGCGATCCGGCTCACGGCGCCGCGGCCGCACGGCCGAGGGCACCGCGGTGGCCGAGTACACAGGACTCTGGGGCTGGGCGGTGATGCCCGGCGCGCGGGCCGTGGCGGGCGTCTGCTCGTGCGGCGACCCGGTGTGCCCGGCGCCCGGCGACCATCCGCTGGCCTTCGTCCGCGAGGTCCCGGCCGGTGCCACGCTCGATGTCGCCGCGCGGGCCTGGTCCGAGGTGCCCGGCGCCTCGATGCTGCTGCCCGTGGGCCGCGCCTTCGACGTCCTGGACGTCGCCGAGGGAGCCGGGCGCCGCGCGCTGGGCCGGCTCGAGCGGATGGGCCTGCCGCTGGGGCCGGTGGCCGTGACCCCGGCGGGCCGGGCCCAGTTCCTCGTCGCCCCGGGAGCCGCCGCCGAGCTGCCCCGGCTGCTCTACCGGATGGGCTGGGACGACGCCGGTCTGGACCTGCGGGGACTGGGCCCCGGAACGCACATCACCGCTCCGCCGTCCGACGTCGGCGGCCTCGGGCCGGTCCGCTGGCTGCGCCCCCCGGTCCTGGACACCGCGGCCGCTCCCCCGCAGGCGCGGTTGCTGCTGGGCACGCTGGCGTACATCTGCCACCGCTCATAG
- a CDS encoding ammonium transporter yields MPPGITTLAADAPLSAANTGFMLICSALVMLMTPALAFFYGGMVRVKSTLNMLMMSFISLGIVTILWVLYGFSLAFGTDTGSLIGWSADYVGLSGIGVTELWGGYTIPVYVFAVFQLMFAVLTPALISGALADRVKFTAWAVFITLWVTLVYFPVAHWVWGAGGWLFEMGVIDFAGGTAVHINAGAAALGVILVIGRRVGFRKDQMRPHSLPLVMLGAGLLWFGWFGFNAGSWLGNDDGVGAVMFVNTQVATAAAMLAWLGYEKLRHGSFTTLGAASGAVAGLVAITPAGGSVSPLGAIAVGAVAGVLCAMAVGLKYRFGYDDSLDVVGVHLVGGIAGSLLVGLFATGGVQSDAAGLFYGGGLDQLGKQAVGVLAVLAYSLVVSALLALLLDRTIGMRVPEDDEISGIDQVEHAETAYDFSGAGGGTAPRTAPAQGTTAASKAEKVDA; encoded by the coding sequence ATGCCCCCAGGCATCACGACGCTTGCCGCAGACGCCCCGCTGTCTGCCGCCAACACCGGGTTCATGCTCATCTGCTCGGCCCTGGTGATGCTCATGACCCCGGCCCTGGCCTTCTTCTACGGAGGCATGGTCCGCGTCAAGAGCACCCTCAACATGCTGATGATGAGCTTCATCAGCCTCGGGATCGTCACCATCCTGTGGGTGCTCTACGGATTCAGCCTCGCCTTCGGCACCGACACCGGCTCGCTCATCGGCTGGAGCGCGGACTACGTCGGCCTCAGCGGGATCGGCGTCACCGAACTCTGGGGCGGCTACACCATCCCGGTCTATGTCTTCGCCGTCTTCCAGCTGATGTTCGCCGTCCTCACCCCGGCCCTGATCAGCGGCGCCCTCGCCGACCGCGTCAAGTTCACCGCCTGGGCGGTCTTCATCACCCTCTGGGTCACCCTCGTCTACTTCCCGGTCGCCCACTGGGTCTGGGGCGCGGGCGGCTGGCTCTTCGAGATGGGGGTCATCGACTTCGCCGGCGGTACCGCCGTCCACATCAACGCGGGTGCCGCCGCCCTCGGCGTGATCCTCGTCATCGGCAGGCGCGTCGGCTTCAGGAAGGACCAGATGCGGCCGCACAGCCTGCCGCTCGTCATGCTCGGCGCCGGTCTCCTGTGGTTCGGCTGGTTCGGCTTCAACGCGGGATCCTGGCTCGGCAACGACGACGGCGTCGGCGCCGTCATGTTCGTCAACACGCAGGTGGCCACCGCCGCCGCGATGCTCGCCTGGCTCGGATACGAGAAGCTGCGCCACGGCTCCTTCACCACGCTCGGCGCCGCCTCCGGGGCCGTCGCCGGACTCGTCGCCATCACCCCGGCCGGCGGCTCGGTCAGCCCGCTCGGCGCCATCGCCGTCGGTGCCGTCGCCGGTGTGCTCTGCGCCATGGCCGTCGGCCTGAAGTACCGGTTCGGCTACGACGACTCCCTGGACGTCGTCGGCGTCCACCTCGTCGGCGGTATCGCCGGCTCCCTGCTCGTCGGCCTCTTCGCCACCGGCGGTGTCCAGTCCGACGCGGCCGGCCTCTTCTACGGCGGCGGCCTCGACCAGCTCGGCAAGCAGGCCGTCGGCGTCCTCGCCGTCCTCGCGTACTCTCTGGTCGTCTCCGCGCTCCTCGCCCTCCTGCTCGACCGGACCATCGGGATGCGGGTCCCCGAGGACGACGAGATCTCCGGCATCGACCAGGTCGAGCACGCCGAGACCGCGTACGACTTCAGCGGCGCGGGCGGCGGCACCGCCCCCCGTACCGCCCCGGCGCAGGGCACGACGGCAGCATCGAAGGCAGAGAAGGTGGACGCATGA
- a CDS encoding P-II family nitrogen regulator, with protein sequence MKLITAVVKPHRLDEIKEALQAFGVQGLTVTEASGYGRQRGHTEVYRGAEYTVDLVPKIRIEVLVEDEDSEQLIDVVVKAARTGKIGDGKVWSVPVETAVRVRTGERGPDAL encoded by the coding sequence ATGAAGCTCATCACCGCAGTCGTGAAGCCCCACCGGCTGGACGAGATCAAGGAGGCCCTCCAGGCCTTCGGCGTCCAGGGCCTGACCGTCACGGAAGCCAGCGGCTACGGGCGTCAGCGCGGGCACACCGAGGTCTACCGGGGTGCCGAGTACACCGTCGACCTCGTCCCGAAGATCCGTATCGAGGTCCTGGTCGAGGACGAGGACTCCGAACAGCTCATCGACGTGGTGGTGAAAGCGGCCCGGACCGGCAAGATCGGGGACGGCAAGGTCTGGAGCGTCCCCGTCGAGACCGCCGTCCGTGTCCGGACCGGCGAACGCGGCCCGGACGCCCTCTGA
- a CDS encoding [protein-PII] uridylyltransferase: protein MTSTEATTESEASGPSGYAAARLRLLQEETWSGPPRRAALARLTDDWLTGLFTAAAGQTGVRGAALVAVGGYGRGELSPRSDLDLLLLHDGSADAGALAALADRVWYPVWDLGLALDHSVRTPGEARRTAGEDLKVQLGLLDARPVAGDLGLVAALRTAVLADWRNQAAERLPALDELCRERAARTGELQFLLEPDLKEARGGLRDATVLRAVAASWVADAPRQGLAEARRTLLDVRDALHLTTGRATDRLALQEQDQVAEALGLLDADALLRQVYEAARTVSYATDVTWREVNRVLRARSVRPRLRALLGGGLGGRAAPERTPLADGVVEADGEVVLARAARPEKDPVLTLRAAAAAAESGLPLSRHLVRHLATAARPLPVPWPAEAREELVTLLGAGEPTVGVWEALESEGIITRLLPDWERVHCRPQRNPVHTWTVDRHLVETAVRAAALTRRVHRPDLLLVAALLHDIGKGRPGDHSVAGEVIARDMAARMGFDGHDVGVVATLVRHHLLLVETATRRDLDDPATVRSVATAVGSTSTLELLHALTEADALATGPAAWSSWRASLVADLVKRVSAVLAGEAPREPEPTVPGAEQERLAIEALRTGEPVLALHTQPALPAADGGPEPVGVELLIALPDRPGVLPAAAGVLALHRLTVRAAELRAVELPTEVGDSADLLLLSWRVAAEYGCLPQAARLRADLVRALDGSLDIRARLAEREAAHPRRRGVKAPPPRVTVAAAGSRLATVIEVRAQDAPGLLHRIGRALEQSAVRVRSAHVSTLGANAVDAFYVTGTDGGPLPGVRAAEVAEEVEKALG, encoded by the coding sequence GTGACGAGCACCGAAGCGACCACCGAATCCGAGGCCTCGGGACCCAGCGGCTACGCGGCGGCCCGGCTGCGTCTCCTCCAGGAGGAGACGTGGTCCGGGCCGCCGCGCCGTGCGGCCCTCGCCCGCCTCACCGACGACTGGCTGACCGGCCTGTTCACCGCGGCCGCCGGACAGACCGGGGTCCGCGGCGCCGCCCTCGTCGCCGTCGGCGGCTACGGCCGCGGCGAACTCTCCCCGCGCAGCGACCTCGATCTGCTGCTCCTGCACGACGGCAGCGCCGACGCCGGAGCACTGGCCGCCCTCGCCGACCGCGTCTGGTACCCCGTCTGGGACCTCGGCCTGGCCCTCGACCACTCCGTACGCACCCCCGGCGAGGCCCGCAGGACCGCGGGGGAGGACCTCAAGGTCCAGCTCGGCCTGCTGGACGCCCGCCCCGTCGCCGGGGACCTCGGCCTCGTCGCCGCCCTGCGCACCGCGGTCCTCGCCGACTGGCGCAACCAGGCGGCCGAACGCCTCCCCGCCCTCGACGAACTCTGCCGGGAGCGGGCCGCGCGGACGGGCGAGCTCCAGTTCCTCCTGGAACCCGACCTCAAGGAGGCCCGCGGCGGCCTCCGCGACGCCACCGTGCTGCGCGCCGTCGCCGCCTCCTGGGTCGCCGACGCCCCCCGCCAAGGACTCGCCGAGGCCCGCCGCACCCTCCTCGACGTCCGCGACGCCCTCCACCTCACCACCGGCCGCGCCACCGACCGCCTCGCCCTCCAGGAACAGGACCAGGTCGCCGAGGCCCTGGGTCTGCTCGACGCCGACGCACTGCTGCGCCAGGTGTACGAGGCCGCGCGCACCGTCTCGTACGCCACCGACGTCACCTGGCGCGAGGTCAACCGCGTCCTGCGCGCCCGCTCCGTACGCCCCCGGCTCCGCGCCCTGCTCGGCGGCGGGCTCGGCGGCAGGGCCGCCCCCGAGCGCACCCCGCTCGCCGACGGGGTGGTGGAAGCGGACGGCGAGGTCGTCCTCGCCCGCGCCGCCCGCCCCGAGAAGGACCCCGTCCTGACCCTCCGGGCGGCCGCCGCGGCCGCCGAATCCGGACTGCCGCTCTCCCGCCACCTCGTCCGCCACCTCGCCACCGCGGCCCGCCCGCTGCCCGTGCCCTGGCCCGCCGAGGCCCGCGAGGAACTCGTCACCCTCCTCGGGGCCGGCGAGCCGACCGTCGGCGTCTGGGAGGCGCTGGAGTCCGAGGGGATCATCACCCGGCTGCTGCCGGACTGGGAGCGGGTCCACTGCCGCCCCCAGCGCAACCCCGTCCACACCTGGACCGTCGACCGCCACCTCGTCGAGACCGCCGTCCGGGCCGCCGCCCTCACCCGCCGCGTCCACCGCCCCGACCTCCTCCTGGTTGCCGCGCTGCTCCACGACATCGGCAAGGGCCGGCCCGGCGACCACTCCGTGGCGGGCGAGGTCATCGCCCGGGACATGGCCGCCCGCATGGGCTTCGACGGGCACGACGTGGGCGTCGTCGCCACCCTCGTACGTCACCATCTGCTGCTCGTCGAGACCGCCACCCGCCGCGACCTCGACGACCCCGCCACCGTCCGCTCCGTCGCCACCGCCGTCGGCAGCACCTCCACGCTGGAGCTGCTGCACGCCCTCACCGAGGCCGACGCGCTCGCCACCGGCCCCGCCGCCTGGAGCTCCTGGCGCGCCTCGCTCGTCGCCGACCTCGTCAAACGCGTCTCCGCCGTCCTCGCGGGCGAGGCCCCCCGGGAACCGGAACCCACCGTGCCCGGCGCCGAACAGGAACGCCTCGCCATCGAGGCCCTGCGTACCGGCGAACCCGTCCTGGCCCTGCACACCCAGCCCGCGCTGCCCGCGGCCGACGGCGGACCGGAACCCGTCGGGGTGGAGCTGCTCATCGCCCTGCCCGACCGTCCGGGCGTGCTGCCCGCGGCCGCCGGAGTCCTCGCCCTGCACCGCCTGACCGTCCGCGCCGCCGAACTGCGCGCCGTGGAGCTGCCCACCGAAGTGGGTGACTCCGCGGACCTGCTGCTGCTCAGCTGGCGGGTGGCGGCCGAGTACGGGTGCCTCCCGCAGGCGGCCCGGCTCCGCGCCGACCTCGTACGCGCCCTGGACGGATCCCTGGACATCCGGGCCCGCCTCGCCGAACGGGAGGCCGCCCACCCGCGCCGCCGCGGGGTGAAGGCCCCGCCGCCCCGGGTGACGGTCGCGGCGGCGGGCTCCCGGCTCGCGACGGTGATCGAGGTCCGGGCCCAGGACGCCCCGGGCCTGCTGCACCGGATCGGCCGGGCTCTGGAGCAGAGCGCGGTACGGGTGCGCAGCGCCCATGTCTCCACGCTC